One Pseudomonas fluorescens genomic region harbors:
- a CDS encoding arsenic transporter — MLAASLIFLLTITLVIWQPKGLGVGWSATLGAVLALIFGVVHLTDIPLVWQIIWNATGTFVALIVISLLLDEAGFFNWAALHVARWGQGNGRKLFAFMVLLGALVSALFANDGAALILTPIVISMLLALRFSPAATLAFVMGAGFIADTASLPLVVSNLVNIVSADFFHIGFNRYAAVMVPVNFVSVAATLGMLLWFFRRDIPATYDPDQLENPHTAIHDRATFYAGWAVLAILLIGCFALEPLGIPISAISAVCAALLLAIAARGHKISTRKVMKEAPWQIVIFSLGMYLVVYGLRNAGLTGYLAGWLDVFAGHGVWGAAMGTGVLTALLSSIMNNLPTVLIGLLSIDASQASGVIKEAMIYANVIGSDLGPKITPIGSLATLLWLHVLERKGIHIGWGYYFRVGIVLTVPVLLVTLAALAVRLSL; from the coding sequence ATGCTCGCTGCATCACTGATTTTCCTGCTGACCATTACCCTTGTCATCTGGCAACCCAAAGGCCTCGGCGTCGGCTGGAGTGCAACCTTGGGCGCCGTGCTGGCATTGATCTTCGGCGTGGTCCATCTCACGGACATCCCGCTGGTCTGGCAAATCATCTGGAACGCCACCGGCACCTTTGTTGCGCTGATCGTCATCAGTTTGCTACTCGACGAGGCCGGTTTCTTCAACTGGGCGGCGTTGCATGTGGCGCGCTGGGGGCAGGGCAACGGGCGCAAGCTGTTTGCTTTTATGGTGTTGCTCGGCGCGCTCGTTTCGGCGCTGTTTGCCAACGATGGCGCGGCGCTGATTCTCACGCCGATCGTGATTTCCATGCTGTTGGCGCTGCGTTTTTCCCCGGCGGCGACGCTGGCGTTCGTCATGGGGGCAGGTTTCATCGCGGACACCGCAAGCCTGCCGCTGGTGGTGTCGAACCTGGTCAACATCGTGTCGGCCGACTTTTTTCACATCGGTTTCAACCGTTATGCGGCCGTGATGGTGCCGGTCAACTTTGTCAGCGTGGCAGCGACATTGGGCATGTTGTTGTGGTTTTTTCGCCGCGATATTCCCGCCACCTACGATCCCGATCAGCTGGAAAACCCGCACACCGCGATTCATGACAGGGCGACCTTTTATGCCGGTTGGGCGGTGTTGGCGATTCTGCTGATCGGTTGCTTCGCGCTCGAACCGCTGGGGATTCCAATCAGCGCCATTTCAGCAGTGTGTGCCGCACTGCTGCTGGCTATAGCCGCGCGCGGCCACAAGATTTCTACGCGCAAGGTGATGAAAGAAGCGCCGTGGCAGATCGTGATCTTCTCGCTGGGCATGTATCTGGTGGTGTACGGCCTGCGCAATGCAGGGCTCACCGGTTATCTCGCCGGTTGGCTGGATGTGTTCGCCGGTCACGGGGTGTGGGGCGCCGCCATGGGCACCGGGGTGCTGACGGCGTTACTGTCCTCGATCATGAACAATTTGCCGACGGTGCTGATCGGCCTGTTATCGATTGATGCCAGTCAGGCCAGCGGGGTGATCAAGGAAGCGATGATCTACGCCAACGTGATCGGCAGCGACCTGGGACCGAAGATTACGCCGATCGGCAGCCTGGCGACGTTGTTGTGGCTGCATGTGCTGGAGCGCAAGGGCATCCATATCGGTTGGGGGTATTATTTCCGGGTCGGGATTGTGCTGACGGTGCCGGTGTTGTTGGTGACATTGGCGGCGCTGGCGGTGCGTTTATCCCTCTAA
- a CDS encoding NADPH-dependent FMN reductase codes for MSNVYNVAVVVGSLRKASINRKMALALAELAPANLKLEIVEIGDLPLYNEDIDGDSPPAAYSTFRQKVASSDAVLFVTPEYNRSIPAPLKNAIDVGSRPYGKSAWSGKPGAVISVSPGAIGGFGANQHLRQTFVFLDIHCLQQPEAYLGGAGNAFDDAGKLSDSVKPFLQKFIDAYGLFVEQHKK; via the coding sequence ATGAGCAATGTCTACAACGTCGCCGTAGTGGTCGGTAGCCTGCGCAAAGCATCGATCAATCGCAAAATGGCACTGGCCCTTGCCGAACTGGCACCGGCCAATCTCAAGCTCGAGATCGTCGAGATCGGTGACCTGCCGCTGTACAACGAAGACATCGACGGCGATTCCCCGCCAGCAGCCTACAGCACTTTCCGTCAGAAAGTGGCTTCATCCGACGCGGTGCTGTTTGTCACGCCCGAATACAACCGCTCGATCCCGGCACCGTTGAAGAACGCCATCGACGTCGGTTCCCGTCCTTACGGCAAGAGCGCCTGGAGCGGCAAGCCTGGCGCAGTGATCAGCGTTTCGCCTGGCGCCATCGGCGGTTTCGGCGCCAACCAGCACCTGCGCCAGACGTTCGTATTCCTTGATATCCACTGTCTGCAACAGCCGGAAGCCTATCTGGGCGGCGCGGGTAATGCGTTTGATGACGCGGGCAAGCTGAGCGATTCGGTGAAACCGTTCCTGCAGAAATTTATCGATGCGTACGGGCTGTTCGTAGAGCAACACAAGAAATAG
- a CDS encoding LysR substrate-binding domain-containing protein encodes MRLRHIEVIQALLQTGHLGTAAEWLQLPVTEVEERLREAESQLGFMLFASVRGRLQSTPEARALQVEIAHVYEALEPVQRLASSLKQYLAPPLRIIGTPPLAQQLLPQSLAALRRRLPDAPCSLLSAPTRDIVRSLLLRESDLGLSLHDPEHADIDCRPLAQGKLQLLAPHGWLQPKQKYLSVQDLAGQAMIGLEGHDPLSPALDNKLQALRPAPSIQTRVQTHQMMRSMVEAGEGLAIVDPFTALGARAGGLDVCPLSPAVPISVYALTFKHAAPSSAIQALLAIITEQAEAMLSS; translated from the coding sequence ATGCGTTTACGCCACATAGAAGTGATTCAGGCGCTTTTGCAGACCGGTCACCTGGGCACCGCCGCCGAATGGCTGCAGTTGCCGGTGACCGAAGTCGAAGAGCGTTTGCGTGAAGCCGAGAGTCAGTTGGGGTTCATGCTTTTTGCCAGCGTACGGGGACGTTTGCAATCGACCCCAGAAGCGCGGGCGCTTCAAGTCGAGATCGCCCATGTCTACGAAGCGCTGGAGCCAGTGCAGCGTTTGGCCAGCAGCCTTAAGCAATACCTCGCCCCGCCCTTGCGTATCATCGGCACCCCGCCGCTGGCCCAACAATTATTGCCACAAAGCCTCGCCGCACTGCGCCGACGTCTGCCGGACGCGCCGTGCAGTCTGCTCAGTGCTCCGACTCGTGACATCGTCCGCAGCCTGTTATTGCGCGAAAGCGATCTCGGTTTGAGCCTGCACGATCCCGAACACGCTGATATCGATTGCCGGCCGTTGGCCCAAGGCAAGTTGCAACTGCTGGCACCCCACGGCTGGTTGCAGCCGAAACAGAAATATCTTTCCGTACAGGATCTGGCCGGCCAAGCGATGATCGGCCTCGAAGGCCACGACCCGCTGAGCCCCGCGCTGGACAACAAGCTTCAGGCGTTGCGGCCGGCACCGAGCATTCAGACCCGGGTACAGACTCACCAGATGATGCGCAGCATGGTCGAGGCCGGCGAAGGTCTGGCCATCGTCGATCCATTCACCGCTCTGGGCGCCCGCGCCGGGGGGCTGGATGTCTGCCCGCTGTCGCCCGCCGTGCCGATCAGCGTCTACGCGCTGACCTTCAAACACGCCGCGCCGTCGTCGGCCATTCAGGCGTTGCTGGCGATCATCACGGAACAAGCCGAGGCGATGTTGTCGAGCTGA
- a CDS encoding GNAT family N-acetyltransferase, producing MQPVMNPKYPGLSVRVADEGFAPYIWGSDFSFEVSAYGAAVIGTPVDQWQITPIVPYRKCYGIDPEEFSAFHDAPDSAIFMAYLDDEPVGHLVISTNWNGFAHIDELAVHAPARRHGVAKALLDVAQFWSRKKKLPGIMLETQNNNLGACRLYERCGYVIGGVDQLRYRGIDPHTAEMALFWYRLFDNPLENPLSSTTSPRLVP from the coding sequence ATGCAACCGGTCATGAATCCTAAATATCCAGGCCTGTCGGTCCGCGTCGCCGATGAAGGCTTCGCGCCCTATATCTGGGGCAGCGACTTCAGTTTCGAGGTGTCCGCTTATGGGGCTGCGGTGATCGGAACGCCGGTCGATCAGTGGCAGATCACGCCGATCGTGCCGTACCGCAAGTGCTATGGCATCGATCCCGAAGAATTCAGCGCCTTTCACGATGCACCTGATAGCGCGATCTTCATGGCCTATCTCGACGACGAGCCGGTCGGCCATTTGGTGATCAGCACCAATTGGAACGGTTTTGCCCATATCGACGAGCTTGCGGTGCACGCACCCGCGCGGCGGCACGGTGTGGCGAAAGCGTTGCTTGATGTAGCGCAGTTCTGGAGTCGCAAGAAGAAACTGCCGGGGATCATGCTCGAAACCCAGAACAACAACCTCGGCGCCTGTCGGTTGTATGAGCGCTGCGGTTATGTAATTGGTGGCGTCGATCAACTGCGCTACCGCGGCATCGACCCTCATACCGCGGAAATGGCGTTGTTCTGGTATCGACTGTTCGATAACCCGCTGGAAAACCCGCTCAGCTCGACAACATCGCCTCGGCTTGTTCCGTGA
- a CDS encoding Orn/Lys/Arg decarboxylase N-terminal domain-containing protein, with translation MYKDLKFPVLIVHRDVKADTVAGDRIRGIARELEQEGFSIVSATDYAEGRLVASTHHGLACMLIAAEDASTHSHLLQNMAELIGLARVRAPDLPIFALGEQVTLENAPADAMAELNQLRGILYLFEDTVPFLARQVARAARKYLDGLLPPFFKALVQHTADSNYSWHTPGHGGGVAYHKSPVGQAFHQFFGENTLRSDLSVSVPELGSLLDHTGPLAEAEARAARNFGADHTFFVINGTSTANKIVWHSMVGRDDLVLVDRNCHKSVLHAIIMTGAIPLYLCPERNELGIIGPIPLSEFSREAIQAKINASPLTQGREPKVKLAVVTNSTYDGLCYNAELIKQSLGNSVEVLHFDEAWYAYAAFHEFFAGRYGMATARSEDSPLVFTTHSTHKMLAAFSQASMIHVQDGGARQLDRDRFNEAFMMHISTSPQYSIIASLDVASAMMEGPAGRSLLQETFDEALSFRRALANLRQHIAADDWWFSIWQPPGVEGIDRVHSEDWLLQPDADWHGFAEVSDDYVLLDPIKVTLVMPGLNAGGALSENGIPAAVVSKFLWERGLVVEKTGLYSFLVLFSMGITKGKWSTLLTELLEFKRSYDANVRLDTCLPCVAQQDTARYRGMGLRDLCDQLHACYRSNATAKHLKRMYTVLPQIAMKPAHAYDNLVRGEVEAVPIDELEGRIAAVMLVPYPPGIPLIIPGERFTEATRSIIDYLKFARTFDSSFPGFVADVHGLQHEDEGNGRHYTVDCVKE, from the coding sequence ATGTACAAAGATTTGAAGTTTCCGGTGTTGATCGTCCATCGCGACGTCAAGGCCGACACGGTCGCCGGTGACCGCATCCGGGGCATTGCCCGGGAGTTGGAGCAGGAAGGTTTCAGTATCGTTTCGGCCACCGATTACGCCGAAGGGCGCTTGGTGGCATCGACCCATCATGGGCTGGCGTGCATGCTGATCGCCGCCGAAGACGCCAGCACCCATTCTCACTTGTTGCAAAACATGGCCGAATTGATCGGCCTGGCCCGGGTGCGCGCGCCGGATCTGCCGATCTTTGCCTTGGGCGAGCAAGTGACGCTGGAAAATGCCCCGGCCGATGCCATGGCAGAACTCAACCAATTGCGCGGCATCCTCTATCTGTTCGAAGATACCGTGCCGTTTCTCGCGCGACAGGTGGCTCGCGCCGCGCGCAAATATCTGGATGGTTTGCTGCCGCCGTTTTTCAAAGCGCTGGTGCAGCACACCGCCGATTCCAATTATTCCTGGCACACGCCCGGCCACGGCGGTGGTGTGGCGTATCACAAGAGTCCGGTCGGGCAGGCGTTTCATCAGTTTTTCGGCGAAAACACCCTGCGTTCGGACTTGTCGGTATCGGTGCCGGAGCTTGGCTCGCTGCTCGATCACACCGGCCCGCTTGCCGAAGCGGAAGCGCGGGCGGCGCGCAATTTTGGCGCGGACCACACGTTTTTCGTAATCAATGGCACTTCGACCGCCAACAAGATTGTCTGGCACTCGATGGTCGGCCGTGATGATCTGGTTCTGGTGGATCGCAACTGCCATAAATCGGTGTTGCACGCGATCATCATGACTGGCGCGATCCCGCTATATCTGTGCCCGGAGCGTAACGAACTGGGAATCATCGGCCCGATTCCGCTGAGTGAATTCAGTCGCGAGGCGATTCAGGCGAAGATCAATGCCAGCCCACTGACCCAGGGCCGGGAGCCGAAAGTCAAACTGGCGGTGGTCACCAACTCGACCTACGACGGGCTCTGTTACAACGCTGAGCTGATCAAGCAAAGCCTGGGCAACAGTGTCGAAGTCTTGCATTTCGACGAAGCCTGGTATGCCTATGCGGCGTTTCACGAATTTTTCGCCGGGCGCTACGGCATGGCCACCGCGCGCAGTGAAGACAGTCCGCTGGTGTTCACCACCCATTCCACCCACAAGATGCTGGCGGCGTTCAGTCAGGCTTCGATGATCCATGTGCAGGACGGCGGTGCGCGACAGCTGGATCGCGATCGATTCAACGAAGCGTTCATGATGCACATATCGACGTCGCCGCAATACAGCATCATCGCCTCGCTGGACGTCGCGTCGGCAATGATGGAAGGCCCGGCCGGGCGTTCGCTGTTGCAGGAAACCTTCGACGAGGCGCTGAGTTTTCGTCGCGCACTGGCCAATTTGCGCCAGCACATTGCCGCCGACGATTGGTGGTTCTCGATCTGGCAGCCGCCGGGTGTCGAAGGGATTGACCGGGTGCACTCCGAAGACTGGTTGCTGCAGCCGGACGCCGACTGGCACGGATTCGCCGAGGTGAGTGATGATTACGTGTTGCTCGACCCGATCAAGGTCACGCTGGTGATGCCAGGGCTCAATGCCGGTGGCGCCTTGAGCGAAAACGGGATTCCGGCGGCGGTGGTCAGCAAGTTTCTCTGGGAGCGCGGACTGGTGGTAGAGAAAACCGGTCTGTATTCATTTCTGGTGTTGTTCTCGATGGGCATCACCAAGGGCAAATGGAGCACGCTGCTCACCGAACTTCTGGAGTTCAAGCGCAGCTATGATGCTAACGTGCGGCTCGATACTTGCCTGCCGTGCGTGGCGCAACAAGACACCGCGCGTTATCGCGGTATGGGCCTGCGCGACTTGTGTGATCAATTGCACGCCTGTTACCGCAGCAATGCCACGGCCAAACACTTGAAACGGATGTATACCGTGTTGCCACAAATCGCCATGAAGCCAGCCCACGCATACGATAATCTGGTTCGTGGCGAGGTTGAGGCCGTCCCAATCGACGAGCTGGAGGGGCGGATTGCAGCGGTGATGCTGGTGCCGTATCCGCCGGGCATTCCGTTGATCATACCTGGCGAGCGCTTTACCGAGGCGACTCGCTCGATTATCGATTACCTGAAATTCGCTCGCACGTTCGATAGCAGCTTTCCCGGTTTTGTCGCGGATGTGCATGGCTTGCAACACGAAGACGAAGGCAATGGGCGGCACTACACCGTCGATTGCGTCAAGGAATGA
- the dnaQ gene encoding DNA polymerase III subunit epsilon yields the protein MATRSVVLDTETTGMPVTDGHRIIEIGCVELIGRRLTGRHFHVYLQPDRESDEGAIGVHGITNEFLVGKPRFAEVADEFFEFIKGAQLIIHNAAFDVGFINNEFALMGQHDRADITQHCSILDTLMMARERHPGQRNSLDALCKRYGVDNSGRELHGALLDSEILADVYLTMTGGQTSLSLAGNASDGNGTGEGADNSATEIRRLPADRRPAPIIRATEEELAAHLVRLEIIAKSAGAPAMWTQIAEADAQA from the coding sequence ATGGCTACCAGATCCGTTGTACTCGATACCGAAACCACCGGCATGCCGGTGACCGATGGTCACCGGATCATTGAAATCGGTTGCGTCGAACTGATCGGTCGGCGCCTGACGGGGCGGCATTTTCACGTTTACCTGCAACCGGATCGCGAAAGCGATGAAGGCGCCATCGGCGTTCACGGCATCACCAACGAATTCCTCGTCGGCAAGCCGCGCTTTGCCGAGGTCGCCGATGAGTTCTTCGAATTCATCAAAGGCGCGCAGCTGATCATCCATAACGCGGCGTTCGACGTTGGCTTCATCAACAACGAATTTGCCTTGATGGGCCAGCACGACCGCGCCGACATCACTCAGCATTGCTCGATCCTCGACACCCTGATGATGGCCCGCGAACGTCATCCGGGTCAGCGCAACAGCCTCGATGCGTTGTGCAAACGTTACGGCGTCGACAACTCCGGCCGTGAGTTGCACGGCGCTTTGCTCGACTCGGAGATCCTCGCCGACGTCTACCTGACCATGACCGGTGGCCAGACCAGCCTGTCGCTGGCCGGCAACGCCTCTGATGGCAACGGCACGGGCGAGGGCGCTGACAACTCCGCTACGGAAATCCGTCGCCTGCCGGCCGATCGCCGACCAGCGCCGATCATTCGCGCGACCGAAGAAGAGCTGGCGGCGCATCTGGTGCGGCTCGAAATCATCGCCAAATCGGCGGGAGCGCCGGCGATGTGGACGCAGATTGCCGAGGCTGACGCTCAGGCTTGA
- the rnhA gene encoding ribonuclease HI: MSENVESVDTVELFTDGACKGNPGPGGWGALLVCKGVEKELWGGEANTTNNRMELLGAIRGLEALKRPCEVLLVTDSQYVMKGINEWMANWKKRGWKTAAKEPVKNADLWQELDEQVNRHKVTWKWVRGHIGHHGNERADQLANRGVDEVRGYKQS, encoded by the coding sequence ATGAGCGAAAACGTTGAAAGCGTCGACACCGTAGAGCTGTTCACTGACGGCGCGTGCAAGGGCAACCCCGGCCCGGGCGGTTGGGGCGCCTTGCTGGTGTGCAAGGGTGTCGAAAAGGAACTGTGGGGCGGCGAAGCCAACACCACCAACAACCGCATGGAACTGCTCGGCGCGATTCGCGGCCTTGAAGCATTGAAACGTCCATGTGAAGTGCTGCTGGTGACCGACTCGCAGTATGTGATGAAGGGCATCAACGAGTGGATGGCCAACTGGAAGAAGCGCGGCTGGAAGACTGCCGCGAAAGAGCCGGTGAAGAATGCCGATCTGTGGCAAGAGCTGGACGAACAGGTCAACCGCCACAAAGTCACTTGGAAATGGGTGCGCGGGCATATTGGTCACCACGGCAACGAAAGGGCCGACCAACTGGCCAATCGTGGGGTGGATGAGGTTCGCGGGTACAAGCAGAGCTGA
- a CDS encoding class I SAM-dependent methyltransferase has product MTDKAFAQADPDWLALISAAREWLSGPLGQFLLNEERRMLDDELGRFFGGYLVHYGPSAETPPSAPQVQRNVRLGAPLPGVEIVCEEQAWPLSEHAADVVVMQHGLDFCLSPHGLLREAASSVRPGGHLLIVGINPWSTWGLRHAFANDAMRQARCISPSRVADWLNLLGFALEKRRFGCYRPPLASPKWQARLAGWERKAGDWQLSGGGFYLLVARKIVVGLRPLRQERREPMGKLIPLPMAKVNRRRIEP; this is encoded by the coding sequence ATGACCGATAAAGCGTTCGCTCAGGCTGATCCCGACTGGCTGGCGTTGATCAGCGCCGCGCGGGAATGGCTGTCCGGGCCGCTCGGACAATTTCTGCTGAATGAGGAACGACGCATGCTCGACGACGAGCTCGGGCGGTTCTTCGGCGGCTATCTGGTGCATTACGGGCCATCGGCCGAAACCCCGCCGTCGGCGCCGCAGGTGCAGCGCAATGTGCGTCTGGGGGCGCCGCTGCCCGGCGTCGAAATTGTCTGCGAAGAACAGGCCTGGCCGCTCAGCGAGCACGCCGCCGACGTGGTGGTAATGCAGCATGGCCTGGATTTCTGTCTGTCGCCCCACGGTTTGCTGCGTGAAGCGGCGAGCAGCGTGCGGCCCGGCGGGCATTTGCTGATCGTCGGGATCAATCCGTGGAGCACGTGGGGCCTGCGCCATGCTTTCGCTAACGACGCCATGCGTCAGGCGCGCTGCATCTCGCCGTCGCGGGTCGCGGACTGGCTCAATCTGCTGGGCTTCGCGCTGGAGAAACGCCGCTTCGGGTGCTATCGTCCGCCGCTCGCATCGCCCAAGTGGCAGGCGCGACTGGCCGGCTGGGAACGCAAGGCTGGCGACTGGCAGCTGTCGGGCGGCGGCTTCTATTTATTGGTGGCGCGCAAGATCGTCGTCGGGCTCAGACCGTTGCGCCAGGAGCGCCGCGAGCCGATGGGCAAGCTGATCCCGCTGCCGATGGCCAAGGTCAATCGCCGCCGCATCGAACCGTAA
- the gloB gene encoding hydroxyacylglutathione hydrolase has translation MIQITALPAFTDNYIWLLQDHRTQRCAVVDPGDASPVLAWLEAHPGWVLSDILITHHHHDHVGGVERLKAASGATVYGPASESIPARDVALKDNDSVSVLGWDFAVYAVPGHTLGHIAYYHHGLLFCGDTLFAAGCGRLFEGTPEQMHQSLSRLSTLPEDTLVYCTHEYTLSNLKFAAAVEPGNPDIAARLEKVTQQRQNSVMTLPSTLALEKLTNPFLRTTETLVTQKVDERAGAQNRAPSEVFAVLRAWKDTF, from the coding sequence ATGATACAGATCACTGCCCTGCCCGCGTTCACCGATAACTACATCTGGTTGTTACAGGATCATCGCACCCAGCGTTGTGCCGTGGTCGATCCGGGTGATGCCAGCCCCGTACTGGCATGGCTTGAAGCCCATCCGGGCTGGGTCTTGAGCGACATCCTGATCACTCATCATCATCACGACCACGTCGGCGGTGTCGAGCGTTTGAAAGCGGCGAGCGGCGCAACGGTTTATGGCCCGGCCAGCGAAAGCATTCCGGCGCGCGACGTTGCGCTCAAGGATAACGATAGCGTCAGCGTGCTCGGCTGGGACTTCGCCGTTTACGCGGTCCCCGGTCACACCTTGGGACACATTGCCTATTACCACCATGGCTTGCTGTTCTGCGGCGACACCCTGTTCGCCGCCGGTTGTGGTCGCCTGTTCGAAGGCACGCCAGAGCAGATGCACCAGTCGCTCAGCCGTCTCTCGACCCTGCCGGAAGATACCTTGGTCTACTGCACCCACGAATACACATTAAGCAATCTTAAATTCGCCGCTGCGGTCGAGCCGGGCAATCCGGACATCGCCGCCCGTCTGGAAAAAGTCACTCAACAGCGGCAGAACAGCGTTATGACGCTGCCTTCGACGCTGGCCCTGGAAAAGCTTACGAATCCATTTTTGCGCACCACTGAAACATTGGTTACACAAAAAGTGGACGAACGGGCGGGCGCTCAAAACCGGGCGCCGAGTGAGGTTTTTGCGGTGTTGCGGGCCTGGAAAGATACGTTCTAA
- a CDS encoding transglycosylase SLT domain-containing protein, producing the protein MSSSIRKSVNSDAFTRLAQAIAVAVSATLAGCSSHAPQTEATHTPNIAARAKQKPIWLTEKPTPVAPQDIWERMRQGFQLQEGLGVNPRIEQQRLWFASNPSFLENAGERGSLYIHYIVERLEERNMPLELALLPVIESAYNPMAYSRADAVGLWQFIPSTGRYFNLRQTRFYDGRRDITASTTAAMDYLTRLHDMFNGDWLLALAAYNAGEGTVSRAIERNEKLGLPTDYWNLPLPAETQAYVPKLLALSQVVLAPEAYGVNLNPIANEPYFQVVEINQRMDLSKVAAVANIDEDELFQLNPAFKQRTTIDGPQHLLVPTSKAQLLTASLQTMRPDELISPRSLKPVFEGADPSEVAQLKRAYRVKRGDNLGSIAKANKVEVKDLQRWNKLTGKNLKVGQTLVMQDNTKRAPARKSGRVNTVIAANSKTKGKDDSQQQTQYKVKRGDTLYVVAKRFNVQMQHLKRWNPGAGKALKPGQMLTVYQPH; encoded by the coding sequence ATGTCGTCATCCATACGTAAGTCCGTCAATTCAGATGCATTCACCCGCCTGGCGCAAGCCATCGCGGTGGCTGTGTCCGCCACCCTGGCGGGCTGTTCCAGCCATGCTCCGCAGACTGAAGCGACGCACACGCCGAACATTGCTGCGCGAGCCAAGCAGAAGCCGATCTGGCTGACCGAGAAGCCCACGCCCGTGGCGCCCCAGGACATCTGGGAACGCATGCGCCAGGGCTTCCAGTTGCAGGAAGGTCTTGGCGTGAACCCGCGCATCGAGCAACAGCGCCTGTGGTTCGCCAGTAACCCCTCTTTCCTCGAGAATGCCGGCGAACGCGGCAGCCTCTATATTCACTACATTGTCGAACGCCTCGAAGAACGCAACATGCCGCTGGAACTGGCGCTGCTGCCGGTGATTGAAAGCGCGTACAACCCAATGGCCTATTCCCGGGCCGATGCCGTTGGCCTGTGGCAGTTCATTCCTTCTACCGGGCGTTATTTCAACCTGCGTCAGACACGCTTTTACGATGGCCGTCGCGATATCACGGCGTCGACCACCGCCGCGATGGATTACCTGACCCGCCTGCACGACATGTTCAACGGCGACTGGCTGCTGGCCCTGGCGGCGTACAACGCCGGCGAAGGTACGGTCAGCCGCGCCATCGAGCGCAATGAAAAGCTCGGCTTGCCGACTGACTACTGGAACCTGCCGCTGCCGGCGGAAACCCAGGCGTACGTGCCGAAACTGTTGGCACTGTCGCAAGTAGTGCTGGCGCCGGAAGCGTATGGCGTGAACCTCAATCCGATCGCCAACGAGCCGTACTTTCAGGTCGTCGAAATCAACCAGCGCATGGACCTGTCGAAGGTCGCTGCGGTGGCCAACATCGATGAAGACGAACTGTTCCAGCTCAACCCGGCATTCAAGCAGCGCACCACCATCGACGGCCCGCAACACTTGCTGGTGCCGACATCGAAAGCGCAGTTGCTGACGGCCAGCCTGCAGACCATGCGTCCTGACGAACTGATCAGCCCGCGCTCGCTGAAACCGGTGTTCGAGGGTGCCGATCCTTCCGAAGTGGCGCAGCTCAAGCGCGCCTATCGAGTGAAGCGTGGCGATAACCTCGGTTCCATCGCCAAGGCCAACAAGGTCGAAGTGAAGGATCTGCAACGCTGGAACAAGTTGACCGGCAAGAACCTCAAGGTTGGTCAGACCCTGGTGATGCAAGACAACACCAAGCGTGCCCCGGCGCGCAAATCGGGCCGGGTCAATACCGTCATCGCCGCCAACAGCAAAACCAAAGGCAAGGACGACAGCCAGCAGCAGACCCAGTACAAGGTCAAACGCGGCGACACGCTATATGTGGTGGCCAAGCGTTTCAATGTGCAGATGCAGCATCTCAAGCGCTGGAATCCGGGTGCGGGCAAGGCATTGAAGCCGGGGCAAATGCTCACGGTTTATCAGCCGCACTGA